In Crassostrea angulata isolate pt1a10 unplaced genomic scaffold, ASM2561291v2 HiC_scaffold_115, whole genome shotgun sequence, the following are encoded in one genomic region:
- the LOC128169308 gene encoding uncharacterized protein LOC128169308 has protein sequence MGSDITYTGSLPPMDWCLIREVEVSLAKKKPTWQSSEKYSSDKAVDGNFSLFGDSCTSEASPTDVTWMVDLEDIKSIAYIWITYRTDNAPFANSVFASRLLGFSVYVSNTTNKEDGHLCFHDSGNSISTISNFKSITCEVQGRFVIYYNTREGNDNKRPGYSTTAHLDLCEVVVIGCPLGFYGVKCSIPCPPSCRHCNYNTGKCLGACAPGYHGEACTKYSRSKYNMRRILKSTYQILE, from the exons TGAGCCTTGCCAAGAAAAAGCCAACATGGCAGTCCTCTGAGAAATATTCCTCCGACAAGGCGGTAGATGGAAACTTCTCGTTATTTGGTGACAGTTGCACATCTGAGGCATCTCCAACTGATGTCACATGGATGGTAGACCTCGAAGACATAAAGAGTATAGCATATATATGGATAACTTATCGAACGGATAATGCACCATTTG CTAACAGTGTTTTTGCTAGCAGATTGTTGGGGTTTTCTGTATACGTGTCCAATACAACCAACAAAGAGGATGGTCATTTATGTTTTCATGATTCAGGAAATAGCATATCTACTATATCTAATTTCAAAAGTATAACGTGTGAAGTACAAGGCCGTTTCGTGATATATTACAACACAAGAGAAGGAAATGACAACAAAAGACCAGGTTATTCTACAACAGCTCACCTTGATCTGTGTGAAGTAGTAGTGATTG GATGTCCTCTCGGATTCTATGGGGTAAAATGTTCTATACCTTGCCCGCCTTCTTGTCGACATTGTAACTATAACACAGGGAAATGTCTTGGAGCATGTGCACCCGGATACCACGGTGAAGCGTGTACAAAATATAGCCGAAGTAAGTACAACATGAGAAGAATACTAAAGTCTACATATCAGATATTGGAATGA
- the LOC128169309 gene encoding uncharacterized protein LOC128169309 has product MCKTISGCPSDVDELPQCSKPCPSNCEQCYPKTGICANCQHGYKGYACELICIAVAEVIVTPASAINSSYDAMFSSSGLTFPSSGDVEVVDIYMTLSYQFNDISNMSVRVDNAMNFDVVLLGNDIQSTKFDVPNYGPPQGILTVQNSMNTKVYAIQITVLFQKPFTISNVEMPLRKCVKRITKA; this is encoded by the exons ATGTGCAAAACAA TTTCAGGCTGTCCATCTGATGTGGATGAATTGCCACAATGTTCAAAACCTTGCCCTTCTAACTGTGAGCAATGTTACCCCAAAACAGGGATATGTGCAAATTGCCAACACGGTTATAAAGGATATGCCTGTGAATTAA TCTGTATCGCTGTTGCAGAAGTCATTGTAACCCCAGCAAGCGCTATAAATAGTTCTTACGATGCGATGTTTTCATCCAGTGGTCTGACATTTCCGTCATCTGGAGATGTTGAGGTTGTGGATATCTACATGACCTTATCCTACCAgtttaatgatatttcaaatatgtcTGTCAGAGTTGACAATGCAATGAATTTCGATGTTGTTCTGTTGGGAAATGATATACAATCAACAAAG TTCGACGTTCCGAACTATGGTCCACCACAAGGGATATTGACTGTTCAGAATAGTATGAACACCAAAGTGTATGCCATACAGATAACTGTATTGTTCCAAAAACCATTCACAATCTCAAATGTTGAAATGCCTTTGAGGAAGTGCGTAAAGAGAATT acAAAAGCTTGA
- the LOC128169312 gene encoding uncharacterized protein LOC128169312, translated as MPVYHCCVPECTSSTRKLQDLDKHPHMKDVTFYSLPKKSDQRRRNQWIRLIRREKSWVPNKYTRICSCHFEPGSNTPTLFPYNNFKKSSYTRKTSNSIQMPVDISDEEETSTESNSGILLHHYEEDNIPYVAEEYEINTSHDRSEDVKHVKKVECVTNPPFLDHVYAAGTSPGSTDVNVQDTAVQTDMTMNDINIMSNQIHQRQAKLDDKTTLLRNCFIETVTKNDENVKLYTGLPSLAMLLGIFNILSAKCSALKYWSGPPSAQEKNYQRNRHGKPGPSRKLSFYQEFILSLVRLRLGLFEFCIADLFGVSKSRVSQIFITWITFMSNAFGNFLRWPSRRQVKKYMPLSFRKQYPNTRAIIDCTEFFFTTT; from the exons ATGCCGGTCTATCATTGCTGCGTGCCAGAATGCACATCTTCGACAAGAAAACTACAAGATTTGGATAAACATCCACACATGAAAGATGTAACGTTTTATTCATTGCCTAAAAAGTCGGACCAAAGAAGAAGAAATCAGTGGATAAGGCTCATCAGACGGGAGAAGTCTTGGGTGCCGAACAAATATACAAGAATTTGTTCTTGCCATTTTGAGCCCGGCTCAAATACTCCGACATTATTTCCatacaacaattttaaaaaatcgtctTATACTAG GAAAACAAGCAACTCTATCCAGATGCCAGTTGATATCAGTGATGAGGAGGAAACTTCAACAGAAAGCAATAGTGGCATACTTCTTCATCATTATGAAGAAGACAACATCCCCTACGTTGCTGAGGAATATGAAATCAACACCAGTCATGATAGATCTGAGG atgtGAAGCATGTGAAGAAAGTGGAATGTGTTACAAATCCTCCCTTCCTTGATCATGTTTATGCTGCTGGTACATCACCAGGTTCTACTGATGTGAACGTCCAGGATACAGCAGTGCAAACGGACATGACCATGAATGATATCAACATAATGTCTAATCAAATCCACCAACGTCAAGCAAAACTTGATGACAAGACCACTCTTTTAAGAAATTGTTTTATTGAGACTGTTACCAAAAATGATGAGAATGTTAAATTGTACACAGGGTTACCGTCACTTGCTATGCTATTGggtattttcaatattttatctgCCAAGTGTTCTGCATTAAAATACTGGTCAGGTCCACCCAGTGCCCAGGAGAAAAATTACCAGAGGAACAGACATGGAAAACCTGGTCCATCaagaaaattatctttttatcagGAATTTATTCTTTCACTTGTTCGCTTACGTTTAGGATTATTTGAGTTTTGTATTGCTGATCTGTTTGGTGTATCTAAAAGTAGGGTTTCCCAGATTTTTATTACTTGGATAACTTTTATGTCAAATGCatttggaaactttttgagatgGCCATCTCGGAGACAAGTAAAAAAGTATATGCCATTGTCCTTTAGGAAGCAGTACCCTAATACACGTGCAATTATAGATtgtactgaatttttttttacaacgacCTAG
- the LOC128169310 gene encoding uncharacterized protein LOC128169310: MARLLIVALLLSFCFGQVEGLNLAYKKPTWQSSEKYSSDNAVDGFINRTAVSNQCAISEASPIDITWMVDLEAIQSIIYIIIHYRTEDEPFANSIHASRFLGFSVYVSNTTNKDDGQLCYHESNQTNIFETMKLTCEVQGRYVIYYNTRRGNEHKKPGFSSMAYVELCEVQVIGCPLGFYSMDCAKPCPHGCRHCSFLYGTCLGGCNPGFEGHHCDIYRRINLALHRPTYQIYTGLASHPSSQLVDGRKSSLAIRDGQCSVTTPGQTFALWRVDLQSVRRIERVTIYSLTENKPWDLNNPYIARLLGFSIIVSNTTDLIDGVVCFHDEIYTKYTVPSVLDVFCSAIGRYVIYYNERLPGISYPKDYSQYAHIDLCEIEVYGCPFPEFGYDDPKCTVPCDELCKPCEYFV, translated from the exons ATGGCACGACTTCTTATAGTGGCCCTGctgttaagtttttgttttggtCAAGTCGAGGGTT TAAACCTTGCGTATAAAAAACCAACCTGGCAATCTTCTGAAAAGTATTCCTCTGACAACGCCGTTGATGGTTTTATAAATCGCACAGCAGTGAGCAACCAGTGCGCTATATCTGAAGCCTCACCTATTGATATCACGTGGATGGTTGACCTTGAGGCCATACAaagtataatttatataattatacattacAGAACTGAAGACGAACCATTTG CCAATAGTATCCATGCAAGCAGATTCCTCGGGTTCTCTGTCTATGTGTCAAATACAACGAACAAAGACGATGGGCAATTATGCTACCATGAATCAAACCAAACAAATATATTTGAGACTATGAAGCTTACGTGTGAAGTACAGGGCCGTTACGTGATATACTACAACACACGAAGAGGGAATGAACACAAAAAACCAGGCTTTTCATCGATGGCTTACGTTGAATTGTGTGAAGTACAAGTAATTG GTTGTCCCCTAGGATTTTACTCAATGGATTGTGCTAAACCGTGTCCTCATGGTTGCCGCCACTGTAGCTTTCTTTACGGGACATGTCTTGGAGGATGCAACCCGGGATTTGAGGGTCATCACTGTGATATTTATAGACGAA TTAATTTAGCCCTGCATCGTCCGACTTATCAAATCTACACAGGACTCGCTAGTCACCCTAGTTCTCAACTTGTCGATGGTAGAAAAAGTTCCTTAGCAATAAGGGACGGTCAATGTTCAGTCACCACGCCTGGTCAGACATTTGCCTTGTGGAGGGTAGATCTCCAATCTGTTCGACGGATTGAACGTGTCACTATTTACTCGTTAACGGAAAACAAACCATGGG ATTTAAACAACCCTTACATTGCAAGATTACTCGGGTTTTCAATTATTGTTTCGAACACAACGGATCTAATAGATGGCGTTGTTTGTTTTCATGATGAGATATACACCAAATACACAGTTCCATCTGTTTTGGATGTATTCTGTTCTGCGATTGGTCGATATGTCATATATTACAATGAGAGACTCCCGGGAATCAGCTATCCAAAGGATTACAGTCAATACGCTCACATTGATCTATGTGAAATAGAAGTTTACG gttgccCATTTCCAGAATTTGGATACGATGATCCAAAATGCACGGTTCCATGCGACGAATTGTGCAAACCATGTGAGTATTTTGTATGA
- the LOC128169311 gene encoding uncharacterized protein LOC128169311 — protein MCKTCKIGYKGYASELICHAVVNITVNPKSATNSSNYTTMFTPDGLTFPSSGDVQTLYIFISLSDQSADLLNMSIKIDNAINFNVVLIANNMQSKKYDGPKYGPPQKEFTIQNGLNTKVFAIRVTVVYMKPIRISNLKLPLRNCFNDTTNASTRSN, from the exons ATGTGTAAGACGTGTAAGATTGGTTACAAAGGATATGCCAGTGAATTAA TTTGTCATGCAGTTGTTAATATAACGGTGAATCCAAAAAGTGCGACCAATTCCTCCAACTACACGACAATGTTTACTCCTGATGGACTCACATTTCCGTCGTCCGGAGATGTCCAAACTCTGTACATCTTCATATCTTTGTCAGATCAGTCTGCGGATCTATTAAATATGTCAATTAAAATTGACAATGCAATCAACTTCAATGTCGTATTAATAGCGAACAATATGCAGTCGAAAAAG TACGATGGTCCTAAATATGGACCGCCGCAAAAAGAGTTTACAATTCAAAACGGATTAAACACAAAAGTGTTTGCCATACGTGTAACTGTGGTCTATATGAAGCCAATCAGGATCTCGAATTTGAAACTTCCCCTGAGGAATTGTTTCAATGATACT ACAAATGCCTCAACACGATCAAATTGA